CGGAAATATACTCCTACGGGTTGATTGGGGTCCTTGGTTCCCGAGCTGTAAGCGGCACCTGTGCTTCTAGGGTTTAGGACGAAATCTCAGCCCTTTGGGCTGGAAGCAACCCTGAGCCAACACTGGTCAGGCCGAAGGTTAGAGCCTCGTTCTGAGGTGGAGCCTGAGTTTTCTGTGATTGGACCTTTAAAGATTGGTGATGGGCTCAGGGTCATATTTCAGTTGGCCGGCTGGGATCCTGGGGGATGGGCTCTATATTCCAATGACTGGGCTCAGCCCTCGGTTCGTGCTCTGGGGTAGAGTCTACTCTGGGAACCAGCAGCCTCGGTTCCGGGTAGGGGTGGGGCCCGGAGGCTAAGCCTAGGCCCTCTTGGCCGGGGGCGGAGCCTGGGCTCGCTAAGGGCTGGGAGGGAACCTCATTCGGATTGAGGGCGGGCTCCCCGTAGGCCGATAGGGAGTCCGGGGTACTTCAGAGGCCCTTGCGCTGCCGCTTGAGGAAGGACAGAGTGTAGTCGCTAGGTGTAGACaccttctgcttcttcatctgcaCTTGAGACTGCGCCGTGAGCTGCAGCTTGATGGCGCTCGAGTTGATCTTAGTGGCCACAAGCAGCTCCTTCATGCCCTTCATCTTCTCGCTCTGGAAAGTGAGCACCGGACCCTCCGGTGGCGGTGACGCGGCGGGCCCTGGCGCCGGAGCCGAGCTGCCGCCTTCAGGGCCGCGGGGAGTGCCCGGGACCGTCCCTGGGGGCTTCCGAGGGGGTCCTGGCACCGCGCTGGGAACTTTGTCCAGCGCTGGCTTCTTAGGCGGCGGTGGCTCCTCGGGCTTGGATTCCCGCCGCGGGCCCCGCCGCCGGCCTTCTCGGGCTTCCTCGCCCCATGGCTCCTCTGCCTCGGCTGCCTCCGCCTCGCGGCTCACTATCCGTACCTTCTGCCGCACCTGGGCCGGATGGGGAGGGCATGCTGAGGAAAAGGCTGCAGGCCAGCGGCTGGAACCCTAGGACCCAGCCTGGGCCATCTTGTCATGGGGCCTCAGTCTCAGCTGCACCCAGAGGGGATGGGCAGATCCCCTTCAGGGCTACAAAGGTTCTGACTCCCCTGTAGCTGCTGTCACCACCTGTCCTCCCCAGCCACCCTGCACAGCTGCCCCTCACCTGTCCCTCAAAACGGCCTAGGGACTGCACGAGGAAGGTGGCCCAGCCCACGTGCAGCACAGGTGTGGGGCTGCCCTCTTCCCATTTGCAGATGCCATCGTAGAATCGCAGCAGATGGGCGAAGCACTCTGGGTCCTGGAGGGCAGAACCCTGGCTCTGGGTGCcctgggaaagggggaaagggaggcacAGTTCAGACCTCATTACTCACCCCTTTATCTGAGGCACAGGCCAGACCTCTTACCAAGGCAAAGAGCCATGGTTCTGGAAGATGGGAGCACAGGTGGAGAGAATTCTTAGAACCTCTTTCCTTTTACAAAATCAATCCTTAGTCaggacttgggggaggggaggaaccaTCCCTGACCTCCACCTCACCCCCTCAACTGAATGAGGGACACTGACCATGAAAGAGATGGGCTTCCACCCCATTTACCTCAGGTCCTTCAAACCCAGGCCCAGGACATCGGCAACTACATAAGAGAACATAGCTCTCATGCTGGGCCACCTTCCTTGTGCAGTCCCCAGTCCTATGCAGCAGTGCCACGTCCTGTGACTGGGGGCCCTGCTCAGGTGGGAAGGTGGACACAGGCTGGAGCTCCAGCCCTTCACCTGGCTCTGCTCCCCTGGCCGCTCCTCGCCAGCCTCCAGCAGGCTGGCTGCTTCCTTCAGCAGGTTGGGGATGACATCATTGGCTACTTCAAAGAACTCCTTGTAGATCTCCTCATCTTCACGGCAGTAGTTGTAGCTGTGAGAGCAGTAGGGCACTGTGGGGTCTCAGTCATGGCGGGTACCCCCAGGGACCTGGTAGGGGTAGAGCCCTGGTTTCTTTTCCGGGGTCATCCAGGGACCAGGTGAATGGCTGGGGTCCTCACTCCAAAATGATGGTATCTGTGTCAGCCCAGAGCAAGAATGAGGAGAGGGGCAAAGGGCTGGGGATGCGGGTTCCACAGCTGGATGATGATGGCTGGAAAttaagagaggggagggagggagggaaaggtgTGAGGCCCTCATTAGGGGTCCCTATCTCTTTGGTGATGGTGGCCTTGGCTGTCTAGTGACTGGATGGACAGGGCATAGAGCCTGGGACCCAGGCCTTACTCCTGTAGGAGGGTGGTTGGAAATTGGGTAGAAAGGGAAGAAGGCTGGGCTGAGGCCCTGTGGGGGGATCCTCACTCCTGGATGACAGTGGCCGTGTCAGCCCAGGCCTGCAGGGCTTCGCGCACATTGCGGTTCCGACAATGGTAGCCAGCCAGGTACATATAAGGGTAGATGTGCTCATCCCGGTAGTAGGTCTTGGCTGAGGCAATGCCCTGGGGATAGAGCAGACAGGCCTTAGGGAGGCAGCCCCCAGCTACCCCAAATGGCACAAATGTTCCACTGGATCACACCCAGGAGGGGCAACAGGCAGATCCCAGAGAGTCTCATCTCCAAAGTGACCTCACCCACCCCATCCTCTCTACCAGGTGCTCCTCCAGGGGTTTGCAGGTCTGCTTGCTGACACCTGGGCCAGAATGCAGCAGGCACCCCACAGAACAAGACCTAGGAAGCGGAGGGGTCATCCTTCAAACTCAGGGCCCACCCCTTTACCAGGCTTTCCCATACACTGCCACACAAACACCAAGGCCTTCCAAGCCCAGCCCAATGTCCATCCTAACCCCTATCCCCACCAAGTTAACACCCCCTCCTCAGTGCTCTCACCACATTTGATCTCTACTATATTCCAGGAAATATAATGACAAGCAGTAGAAAAGGTAGGGCTAAGGAGACAAACCCAGGAAGAGGGAACCCGGAACACCCCTTAGATAACCCTGACTGCACTGAATATGCACATGGTAAATACAAAATGGGGATTGCATGGACaacaccccccaacacacataaAGTTCTCtcctcacctgcccccacccagcccccaggtAGAAGGGGACCCAAGCCATTGTTGGGCCTCCCTTCTATACCCTCCTGAGATGTCCCCACCTTGTGGTAGAGGGTGAGTGGGTCTGGCCGGCCAGGGGTGGGCTCCAGCTCCTCTAGATCTGCCAGGTTCCCCAGCGCCATAGGGTACCTGGGAAAGGCTCATGAGTCCTGGCTGCCCCCAAGTACACACCTTGAGGCCCAGCCTGGCCATTTCCCCATACTCACCTTTCCAGATGTCCCAGGTCATAGAGCAGCCAGAGCAGCTTCTAGGGGCCAAAGGAGAGAAGAGTGAGCTGGGGGGATGAAGAGGGGTTCTCAGTCTACAAAGCAGAGGGGGTGGTCCAGGACCAGCAGGGATCTCCCATTGGGTGGGAAAAGCCAGAATTCGGGAACTAGCCCCTTAGAGGAGTCAAAGCCCTTTCATGTCTCAATTCCTCCTCCCAAGAGCCCTGGGAAAGTCCAGGCCAGGAATGATTCACCCagttacagaagaggaagctgaagcTCAGGAAGGGAAAGTGCCCTGGCGTGCAGGGTCCCACAGGCGCCCCT
This Camelus ferus isolate YT-003-E chromosome 10, BCGSAC_Cfer_1.0, whole genome shotgun sequence DNA region includes the following protein-coding sequences:
- the MEN1 gene encoding menin isoform X1, which produces MPRPAAMGLKAAQKTLFPLRSIDDVVRLFAAELGREEPDLVLLSLVLGFVEHFLAVNRVIPTNVPELTFQPSPAPDPPGGLTYFPVADLSIIAALYARFTAQIRGAVDLSLYPREGGVSSRELVKKVSDVIWNSLSRSYFKDRAHIQSLFSFITGTKLDSSGVAFAVVGACQALGLRDVHLALSEDHAWVVFGPNGEQTAEVTWHGKGNEDRRGQTVNAGVAERSWLYLKGSYMRCDRKMEVAFMVCAINPSIDLHTDSLELLQLQQKLLWLLYDLGHLERYPMALGNLADLEELEPTPGRPDPLTLYHKGIASAKTYYRDEHIYPYMYLAGYHCRNRNVREALQAWADTATVIQDYNYCREDEEIYKEFFEVANDVIPNLLKEAASLLEAGEERPGEQSQGTQSQGSALQDPECFAHLLRFYDGICKWEEGSPTPVLHVGWATFLVQSLGRFEGQVRQKVRIVSREAEAAEAEEPWGEEAREGRRRGPRRESKPEEPPPPKKPALDKVPSAVPGPPRKPPGTVPGTPRGPEGGSSAPAPGPAASPPPEGPVLTFQSEKMKGMKELLVATKINSSAIKLQLTAQSQVQMKKQKVSTPSDYTLSFLKRQRKGL
- the MEN1 gene encoding menin isoform X2 — protein: MGLKAAQKTLFPLRSIDDVVRLFAAELGREEPDLVLLSLVLGFVEHFLAVNRVIPTNVPELTFQPSPAPDPPGGLTYFPVADLSIIAALYARFTAQIRGAVDLSLYPREGGVSSRELVKKVSDVIWNSLSRSYFKDRAHIQSLFSFITGTKLDSSGVAFAVVGACQALGLRDVHLALSEDHAWVVFGPNGEQTAEVTWHGKGNEDRRGQTVNAGVAERSWLYLKGSYMRCDRKMEVAFMVCAINPSIDLHTDSLELLQLQQKLLWLLYDLGHLERYPMALGNLADLEELEPTPGRPDPLTLYHKGIASAKTYYRDEHIYPYMYLAGYHCRNRNVREALQAWADTATVIQDYNYCREDEEIYKEFFEVANDVIPNLLKEAASLLEAGEERPGEQSQGTQSQGSALQDPECFAHLLRFYDGICKWEEGSPTPVLHVGWATFLVQSLGRFEGQVRQKVRIVSREAEAAEAEEPWGEEAREGRRRGPRRESKPEEPPPPKKPALDKVPSAVPGPPRKPPGTVPGTPRGPEGGSSAPAPGPAASPPPEGPVLTFQSEKMKGMKELLVATKINSSAIKLQLTAQSQVQMKKQKVSTPSDYTLSFLKRQRKGL